Proteins encoded by one window of Streptomyces uncialis:
- a CDS encoding GntR family transcriptional regulator — translation MVEFRIDRRSGMATYLQIVQQVKQALRMGILVEGDRLPTAAQVAASTRVNPNTTLKAYRELEREGLVEPRPGVGTFVSQSLARPPSEDGARLTAELVAWMDDARATGMEREDVRALLDATLEQRFPPP, via the coding sequence ATGGTCGAGTTCCGGATCGACCGGCGCAGCGGCATGGCCACGTATCTCCAGATCGTGCAGCAGGTCAAGCAGGCACTGCGGATGGGCATCCTGGTCGAGGGGGACCGGCTGCCCACCGCGGCGCAGGTCGCCGCGTCCACACGGGTCAATCCCAACACCACGCTCAAGGCGTACCGGGAGCTCGAACGCGAGGGGCTGGTCGAGCCGCGGCCCGGGGTCGGTACGTTCGTGAGCCAGTCCCTCGCGCGTCCGCCCTCGGAGGACGGTGCGCGGCTGACCGCGGAGCTCGTCGCCTGGATGGACGACGCACGGGCGACGGGGATGGAACGGGAGGACGTCCGGGCGCTCCTGGACGCCACACTGGAGCAACGCTTCCCGCCCCCCTGA
- a CDS encoding DUF2637 domain-containing protein has product MAGKVELTRTHRILIGVVVAGAVVIAGIGFAGSYAAVRELALTKGFGNFSYVFPIGIDAGICVLLALDLLLTWIRIPFPLLRQTAWLLTLATIAFNGAAAWPDPLGVGMHSVIPVLFVVTVEAARHAVGRIADITADKHMEGVRLTRWLLSPVPTFLLWRRMKLWELRSYDQVIKLEQERLVYRARLRSRYGRSWRRKAPVESLMPLRLAKYGVPLAETAPSGLAAAGIEPAVLPPVAPQAQVTAPGPVAAPAPALGREPERQLAPAPRRAPEPGTEPGTELGREPEPDPGPEPEPEEGLSPWFKQQQQQQRYEGGYDPSSSYEPPAQYQQWYDEQDRYESQQGRRYQDERGFEDQRAYEDGQAFEDGFRGDGHQGDGHRGQEYPRPEYVRPEPPRPGFHVPSGPGQTRPLGHGTIPGPRAERDPQDNGFPVPDGTATDLSEARLGEAVDAAVEGVGQGVGQGDGQGAVEAPRPDSRFPEGMSQENAYYQVFRQSTKGQGSMPTPASFGADIKSTYGIQESDAALKRYVKSFGDRLNTEMTEEHIA; this is encoded by the coding sequence GTGGCCGGGAAAGTAGAGCTGACACGTACACACCGGATTCTGATCGGGGTGGTCGTCGCCGGCGCGGTCGTCATCGCGGGCATCGGCTTCGCGGGGTCGTACGCGGCCGTCCGTGAGCTCGCCCTGACCAAGGGCTTCGGGAACTTCAGCTATGTGTTCCCGATCGGCATCGACGCGGGCATCTGCGTACTGCTCGCCCTCGATCTGCTGCTGACGTGGATCCGTATCCCGTTCCCGCTGCTGCGGCAGACGGCGTGGCTGCTGACGCTGGCGACGATCGCGTTCAACGGCGCCGCGGCCTGGCCCGATCCGCTCGGCGTGGGCATGCACTCGGTGATACCGGTGCTGTTCGTGGTGACCGTGGAGGCCGCGCGGCACGCGGTCGGCCGGATCGCGGACATCACCGCGGACAAGCACATGGAGGGCGTGCGGCTGACGCGCTGGCTGCTCTCCCCGGTGCCGACGTTCCTGCTGTGGCGGCGGATGAAGCTGTGGGAGCTGCGCAGCTACGACCAGGTCATCAAGCTGGAGCAGGAACGTCTCGTCTACCGGGCCCGGCTGCGGTCCCGCTACGGCCGTTCCTGGCGCCGCAAGGCCCCGGTGGAGTCACTGATGCCGCTGCGGCTCGCCAAGTACGGGGTACCGCTGGCGGAGACGGCCCCCTCGGGGCTGGCGGCGGCCGGTATCGAACCGGCCGTCCTCCCGCCGGTCGCCCCCCAGGCCCAGGTCACGGCCCCCGGACCGGTCGCGGCCCCCGCCCCGGCCCTGGGCCGCGAACCGGAACGCCAGTTGGCCCCCGCGCCCCGGCGCGCACCGGAACCCGGCACGGAGCCGGGCACGGAGCTGGGCAGGGAACCGGAACCCGACCCCGGACCCGAGCCGGAGCCGGAGGAGGGCCTGAGCCCCTGGTTCAAGCAGCAGCAGCAACAACAGCGGTACGAGGGCGGCTACGACCCGTCCTCGTCGTACGAGCCCCCCGCGCAGTACCAGCAGTGGTACGACGAGCAGGACCGGTACGAGAGCCAGCAGGGCCGCCGCTACCAGGACGAACGCGGGTTCGAGGACCAGCGGGCGTACGAGGACGGCCAGGCTTTCGAGGACGGCTTCCGGGGCGACGGCCACCAGGGCGACGGCCACCGGGGTCAGGAGTACCCGCGGCCGGAGTACGTACGGCCGGAGCCGCCGCGGCCGGGGTTCCATGTCCCGTCAGGACCGGGCCAGACCCGTCCGCTCGGCCATGGGACGATCCCGGGCCCGCGGGCGGAACGGGATCCGCAGGACAACGGCTTCCCGGTACCGGACGGTACGGCGACCGATCTCTCGGAGGCGCGGCTGGGGGAAGCCGTCGACGCGGCCGTCGAGGGTGTCGGGCAGGGCGTCGGGCAAGGCGACGGTCAGGGTGCCGTGGAGGCGCCGCGGCCGGACTCCCGCTTCCCGGAGGGGATGTCTCAGGAGAACGCCTACTACCAGGTGTTCCGGCAGTCGACGAAGGGCCAGGGCAGTATGCCGACCCCGGCGTCCTTCGGCGCGGACATCAAGTCCACGTACGGGATACAGGAGAGCGACGCCGCGCTGAAGCGCTATGTGAAGTCCTTCGGCGACCGTCTCAACACGGAGATGACCGAGGAGCACATCGCCTGA
- a CDS encoding DUF3558 family protein, which yields MHRPAQRLTRVLACAAAVTVIIGASGCSSDSGSDDAGKKTPANASASGAATSPSGGSSAPKVPEAAYAKLPDPCESLAKKTREDLVPKGGAGKASTSDDTATRGTCSWSSLDNNGVKGSQFRWLNVSLLRFDSDQTRGAGDKLAGEYLAKQVKDAEATNGAKKLGTTPLSGTGDEARTVRYDLKKKEGDFKQQTVVARVENVVVTLDYNGAGLAGDRTPDAAALTKSAERAAKEVVAAVVAANEKDAAPSASGDKGKTKDKPKDKSGDKQADADGGAGASPEAPAKNKSPKATS from the coding sequence ATGCACCGACCAGCACAGCGACTCACCCGCGTTCTCGCCTGCGCAGCCGCCGTAACGGTGATCATCGGCGCGTCCGGCTGCTCGTCCGACTCCGGTTCGGACGACGCGGGGAAGAAGACCCCGGCGAACGCGTCGGCGTCCGGCGCCGCCACCTCCCCGAGCGGCGGGTCGTCGGCGCCGAAGGTCCCGGAAGCGGCGTACGCCAAGCTCCCCGACCCCTGTGAGTCGCTGGCGAAGAAGACCCGCGAGGATCTCGTCCCCAAGGGCGGCGCGGGCAAGGCCAGCACCTCCGACGACACCGCCACCCGCGGCACCTGCTCCTGGAGCAGCCTCGACAACAACGGCGTCAAGGGCTCGCAGTTCCGCTGGCTGAACGTGTCGCTGCTGCGCTTCGACTCGGACCAGACCCGTGGCGCGGGGGACAAGCTGGCGGGCGAGTACCTGGCCAAGCAGGTCAAGGACGCCGAGGCCACGAACGGGGCGAAGAAGCTCGGCACCACCCCGCTGTCCGGCACGGGCGACGAGGCGCGGACCGTGCGCTACGACCTGAAGAAGAAGGAAGGCGACTTCAAGCAGCAGACGGTCGTCGCCCGGGTCGAGAACGTCGTGGTCACCCTCGACTACAACGGCGCCGGACTCGCCGGGGACAGGACGCCGGACGCCGCCGCGCTCACCAAGTCGGCGGAGCGGGCCGCCAAGGAGGTCGTGGCGGCGGTCGTCGCGGCCAACGAGAAGGACGCGGCGCCCTCCGCGAGCGGCGACAAGGGCAAGACCAAGGACAAGCCCAAGGACAAGAGCGGGGACAAGCAGGCGGACGCGGACGGTGGCGCCGGAGCCTCCCCCGAGGCCCCCGCGAAGAACAAGTCCCCGAAAGCCACCTCCTGA
- a CDS encoding DUF3558 domain-containing protein, translating into MTVQRKAYVPGVAVLLTALLAGCTAGDDSGGSTGDAKQGDAGAAVPAAEPGRYRTLPEPCGALSRSTLDSLLPGIKENPDEEQRNKAYEGTATATYDTDRRVGCRWKAESAAATHHLLVDLDRIVSYDSDVSDDQRAEEVYADKEKAAELPPSGTPSAGASDAPDPSSSTGPATASGKSPAGETSPKPDGSPGSSAPTGSGAPGGSGEPDDAGASGSTDGPGDTDSTGSTGSTSSADNSGEPDDAAAEDDLTALLPRVLDDLGDAAFVDDALGSPGSTQRRTVTVVFRTSNVVVTIEYEAQPTVPGEPPSSREMQDRARNLAARLAERLSN; encoded by the coding sequence ATGACCGTGCAGCGGAAGGCGTACGTACCGGGCGTCGCGGTGCTCCTCACGGCACTGCTCGCCGGCTGCACCGCCGGCGACGACAGCGGCGGTTCCACCGGTGACGCCAAGCAGGGCGACGCCGGAGCGGCCGTCCCGGCCGCCGAGCCCGGCCGCTACCGGACCCTGCCCGAGCCGTGCGGCGCCCTCAGCCGGAGCACCCTCGACTCGCTGCTCCCCGGTATCAAGGAGAACCCGGACGAGGAGCAGCGGAACAAGGCGTACGAGGGCACCGCGACCGCCACGTACGACACGGACCGGCGGGTCGGCTGCCGCTGGAAGGCGGAGTCGGCCGCGGCCACCCACCATCTGCTGGTCGATCTGGACCGGATCGTGTCCTACGACAGCGACGTCAGCGACGACCAGCGCGCGGAAGAGGTGTACGCGGACAAGGAGAAGGCCGCGGAACTCCCGCCGTCCGGCACCCCGTCCGCGGGAGCGTCGGACGCCCCGGACCCGTCGTCGTCCACCGGTCCCGCCACCGCGTCCGGGAAGAGCCCCGCCGGGGAGACGTCCCCGAAGCCGGACGGCTCCCCCGGCTCCAGCGCCCCGACCGGCTCCGGCGCCCCCGGCGGCTCCGGCGAACCGGACGACGCGGGCGCCTCCGGCAGCACGGACGGCCCCGGAGACACGGACAGCACCGGCAGCACCGGCAGCACCAGCAGTGCCGACAACTCCGGCGAACCGGACGACGCGGCGGCCGAGGACGACCTCACCGCCCTGCTGCCCCGTGTCCTCGACGACCTCGGTGACGCCGCTTTCGTCGACGACGCCCTCGGCAGTCCGGGCTCCACGCAGCGCCGCACGGTCACTGTGGTGTTCCGCACGTCGAACGTGGTGGTGACGATCGAGTACGAGGCCCAGCCCACCGTTCCCGGCGAGCCGCCGAGCAGCAGGGAAATGCAGGACAGGGCGCGGAACCTGGCCGCGCGGCTGGCCGAGCGGCTCAGCAACTGA
- a CDS encoding RtcB family protein — translation MSYVEVPGAKVPIRMWADPATVEEGALQQLRNVSTLPWIKGLAVMPDVHYGKGATVGSVIAMQGAVCPAAVGVDIGCGMSAVKTSLTANDLPGDLSRLRSKIEQTIPVGRGMHDDAVDPTGFHGFATAGWDDFWTRFDGVAQAVHFRQERATKQMGTLGSGNHFVEVCVDSQDAVWLMLHSGSRNIGKELAEHHMGVAQSLPHNQGLVDRDLAVFVADTPQMAAYRNDLFWAQEYAKYNRALMMSLLKDVVRREFKKAKVTFQPEISCHHNYVSEERYDGMDLLVTRKGAIRAGSGDLGIIPGSMGTGSYIVRGLGNEESFNSASHGAGRRMSRNAAKRRFTAQDLADQTRGVECRKDSGVVDEIPAAYKPIEHVIEQQRDLVEVVAKLKQVVCVKG, via the coding sequence ATGTCGTACGTAGAAGTCCCGGGGGCCAAGGTACCGATCCGGATGTGGGCCGATCCGGCCACCGTGGAGGAGGGCGCGCTCCAGCAGCTGCGCAATGTCTCGACGCTGCCGTGGATCAAGGGCCTCGCGGTCATGCCGGACGTGCACTACGGCAAGGGCGCCACGGTCGGCTCGGTGATCGCGATGCAGGGCGCGGTGTGCCCGGCGGCGGTCGGGGTGGACATCGGCTGCGGGATGTCGGCGGTGAAGACGTCCCTCACGGCCAACGATCTGCCCGGTGACCTCTCCCGGCTGCGCTCGAAGATCGAGCAGACCATCCCGGTGGGCCGGGGCATGCACGACGACGCGGTCGACCCGACCGGCTTCCACGGATTCGCCACGGCGGGCTGGGACGACTTCTGGACCCGTTTCGACGGGGTCGCGCAGGCCGTCCACTTCCGCCAGGAGCGCGCGACGAAGCAGATGGGCACGCTGGGTTCGGGGAACCACTTCGTCGAGGTCTGTGTCGACTCGCAGGACGCCGTCTGGCTGATGCTGCACTCCGGTTCGCGCAACATCGGCAAGGAACTGGCGGAGCACCACATGGGCGTCGCCCAGTCGCTCCCGCACAACCAGGGCCTGGTCGACCGTGACCTCGCGGTGTTCGTCGCGGACACCCCGCAGATGGCGGCGTACCGCAACGACCTCTTCTGGGCGCAGGAGTACGCGAAGTACAACCGGGCGCTGATGATGTCGCTGCTGAAGGACGTCGTACGCCGTGAGTTCAAGAAGGCCAAGGTCACCTTCCAGCCGGAGATCTCCTGCCACCACAACTACGTGTCGGAGGAGCGCTACGACGGTATGGACCTGCTGGTCACCCGCAAGGGCGCGATCCGGGCGGGCTCCGGCGACCTCGGGATCATCCCGGGCTCGATGGGGACCGGTTCCTACATCGTGCGCGGTCTGGGCAACGAGGAGTCGTTCAACTCCGCCTCGCACGGCGCCGGACGGCGGATGAGCCGCAACGCGGCGAAGCGGCGGTTCACGGCGCAGGACCTGGCGGACCAGACCCGGGGTGTGGAGTGCCGCAAGGACTCCGGTGTCGTGGACGAGATCCCGGCCGCGTACAAGCCGATCGAGCACGTCATCGAGCAGCAGCGGGACCTGGTCGAGGTCGTGGCCAAGCTGAAGCAGGTCGTCTGTGTGAAGGGCTGA
- a CDS encoding SDR family NAD(P)-dependent oxidoreductase, whose translation MTRPDPSTQPRTAPGAGRTAVVTGASSGIGAATARRLAAEGFHVVLTARRKDRIEALAEELTAAGHRATAYPLDITDRAAVESFAAGLDACEVLVNNAGGALGADPVATGDPADWRRMFETNVIGTLHVTQCLLPALEASGDGTVVVVSSTAGHAAYEGGGGYVAAKHAEHVLAETLRLEIVGRPVRVIEVAPGMVRTDEFATTRFRGDEEKAAKVYEGVAEPLTADDVADTIGWAVTRPSHVNIDLLVVRPRAQASNTKVHRTR comes from the coding sequence ATGACCCGCCCGGACCCCAGCACCCAGCCCCGTACCGCGCCCGGCGCCGGACGTACGGCGGTGGTGACCGGTGCCAGCAGCGGCATCGGTGCCGCGACCGCGCGCAGGCTCGCCGCCGAGGGGTTCCATGTGGTGCTCACGGCCCGCCGCAAGGACCGGATCGAGGCCCTGGCGGAGGAGCTGACGGCCGCGGGCCACCGGGCCACGGCGTATCCGCTGGACATCACCGACCGGGCGGCCGTCGAGTCCTTCGCGGCGGGCCTGGACGCGTGCGAGGTCCTGGTGAACAACGCGGGCGGCGCCCTCGGCGCCGACCCGGTGGCCACGGGCGACCCGGCGGACTGGCGCCGGATGTTCGAGACGAACGTCATCGGCACCCTGCACGTCACCCAGTGCCTGCTCCCCGCGCTGGAGGCGAGCGGCGACGGCACGGTCGTCGTGGTGTCGTCCACGGCGGGCCACGCGGCCTACGAGGGCGGTGGCGGCTATGTGGCCGCCAAGCACGCCGAGCACGTACTCGCCGAGACACTGCGGCTGGAGATCGTGGGCCGTCCGGTCCGGGTGATCGAGGTGGCCCCCGGCATGGTCAGGACCGACGAGTTCGCGACGACCCGGTTCCGGGGTGACGAGGAGAAGGCCGCCAAGGTCTACGAGGGCGTCGCCGAACCCCTCACGGCGGACGACGTGGCCGACACCATCGGCTGGGCCGTCACCCGCCCCAGCCATGTCAACATCGACCTCCTGGTGGTCCGCCCCCGCGCCCAGGCGTCCAACACCAAGGTCCACCGCACCCGATGA
- a CDS encoding AraC family transcriptional regulator: protein MAAPRRDTRGIVDADELLARVRFRRYLPAGALRPYLEHYWLIDWDLTEPYATHVVPHPSVNIVFQQDEDQEPRGEVAGIGLGLFTRKLERRGRVSGVQFRPGGFRPFAPHAPVSRWTGRHLPLTDVLRAPGGDPVPDPDPDAFLAPDDDHARVAALDAFLLGLGPHGEGPAPDPRAGLATALADRVRHDRSLRRVTDLAREAGLTVRAVQRLFAAYVGVGPKWIILRHRVHEVLEHAENDRAVDWAALAADLGYADQAHLVRDFTATVGVPPAAYRRH from the coding sequence ATGGCCGCTCCACGCCGGGACACCAGGGGCATCGTCGACGCGGACGAACTGCTCGCACGGGTCCGCTTCCGCCGGTACCTCCCCGCCGGGGCGCTGCGCCCGTACCTGGAGCACTACTGGCTGATCGACTGGGACCTCACCGAGCCGTACGCCACCCATGTCGTCCCGCACCCGTCGGTCAACATCGTCTTCCAGCAGGACGAGGACCAGGAGCCCCGCGGCGAGGTCGCGGGCATCGGGCTCGGGCTGTTCACCCGGAAGCTGGAGCGGCGGGGCCGGGTCAGCGGTGTCCAGTTCCGCCCGGGAGGCTTCCGGCCCTTCGCGCCGCACGCGCCCGTGTCCCGGTGGACCGGCCGGCACCTCCCCCTCACGGACGTGCTGCGCGCGCCCGGCGGCGACCCGGTCCCCGACCCCGATCCGGACGCCTTCCTGGCGCCCGACGACGACCACGCGCGCGTGGCCGCGCTCGACGCCTTCCTGCTGGGTCTCGGCCCGCACGGCGAAGGTCCCGCGCCCGACCCCCGGGCCGGCCTCGCGACGGCCCTGGCCGACCGCGTCCGCCACGACCGGTCCCTGCGGCGGGTGACCGACCTCGCGCGCGAGGCGGGCCTGACGGTACGGGCCGTCCAGCGGCTGTTCGCGGCGTACGTCGGGGTGGGACCCAAGTGGATCATCCTGCGCCACCGGGTGCACGAGGTGCTGGAGCACGCGGAGAACGACCGGGCCGTCGACTGGGCGGCCCTCGCCGCCGACCTCGGCTACGCCGACCAGGCCCACCTCGTACGGGACTTCACCGCGACCGTCGGCGTACCCCCGGCCGCGTACCGCCGCCACTGA
- a CDS encoding TIGR03086 family metal-binding protein, translating to MSDLPKDPASASADRYPPGPALGPLLGASGGQAVSLVRAVPDDALAAATPCADYDVRALVNHLFQVVTQFRELALKKPSDFGDTPDVVGTDGHWRESFAAAVDELVRVWSAPGAEEGTTGAMDMPARTVGCLVLLDLTVHAWDLARATGREYRPDPGGAGVVPVLATAVTGLAPTARRMGMFAEPLPVREDAPDFERLLAVTGRDPGWTRP from the coding sequence ATGAGCGATCTCCCGAAGGACCCCGCATCCGCATCCGCCGACCGCTACCCGCCGGGGCCCGCTCTGGGGCCGCTGCTCGGCGCCTCGGGCGGGCAGGCGGTCTCCCTGGTCCGCGCGGTGCCGGACGACGCGCTGGCGGCGGCCACGCCGTGTGCCGACTACGACGTGCGGGCGCTGGTGAACCATCTGTTCCAGGTGGTGACGCAGTTCCGCGAGCTGGCGCTGAAGAAGCCGTCCGACTTCGGTGACACCCCGGACGTGGTGGGAACGGACGGGCACTGGCGGGAGTCCTTCGCCGCCGCCGTGGACGAGCTGGTCCGGGTCTGGTCGGCGCCGGGCGCCGAGGAGGGCACCACGGGGGCGATGGACATGCCCGCGCGGACGGTGGGGTGCCTGGTGCTGCTGGACCTCACGGTCCACGCGTGGGACCTCGCGCGGGCGACGGGGCGGGAGTACCGGCCCGATCCCGGGGGCGCCGGGGTGGTGCCCGTCCTGGCGACGGCGGTGACGGGGCTGGCGCCCACGGCCCGGCGGATGGGGATGTTCGCCGAACCGCTCCCGGTGCGGGAGGACGCGCCGGACTTCGAGCGGCTGCTGGCGGTCACCGGCCGCGACCCGGGGTGGACGCGGCCGTAG
- a CDS encoding LLM class flavin-dependent oxidoreductase, whose product MQFGIFSVGDVTTDPTNGRVPSEHERINAMTAIALKAEEVGLDVFATGEHHNPPFVPSSPTTMLGWIAARTENLILSTSTTLITTNDPVKIAEDFAMLQHLANGRVDVMMGRGNTGPVYPWFGKDIRQGIPMAIENYALLHRLWREDVVDWEGNFRTPLQSFTSTPRPLDGQPPFVWHGSIRSPEIAEQAAYYGDGFFHNNIFWPKQHTQRMVELYRERYAHYGHGTAEQAIVGLGGQVFMRKNSQDAVRDFRPYFDNAPVYGHGPSLEDFTQQTPLTVGSPQEVIEKTLSFREYAGDYQRQLFLVDHAGLPLKTVLEQLDLLGEEVVPVLRKEFAKNRPANVPDAPTHGSLLAAARSGKDNGNDNDRKQEVTTA is encoded by the coding sequence ATGCAGTTCGGGATCTTCAGCGTCGGCGATGTCACGACCGATCCGACGAACGGCCGTGTTCCGTCCGAGCACGAGCGGATCAACGCGATGACGGCGATCGCGCTGAAGGCCGAGGAGGTCGGGCTCGACGTCTTCGCGACCGGTGAGCACCACAACCCGCCGTTCGTACCGTCGTCCCCGACGACCATGCTCGGCTGGATCGCGGCCCGCACCGAGAACCTGATCCTGTCCACGTCGACCACGCTGATCACCACCAACGACCCGGTGAAGATCGCCGAGGACTTCGCGATGCTCCAGCACCTCGCGAACGGCCGGGTGGACGTGATGATGGGCCGCGGCAACACCGGCCCGGTGTATCCGTGGTTCGGCAAGGACATCCGCCAGGGCATCCCGATGGCGATCGAGAACTACGCGCTGCTGCACCGGCTGTGGCGCGAGGACGTCGTCGACTGGGAGGGCAACTTCCGTACGCCGCTCCAGTCGTTCACCTCGACGCCGCGCCCCCTCGACGGGCAGCCGCCCTTCGTGTGGCACGGTTCGATCCGCTCCCCGGAGATCGCGGAGCAGGCCGCCTACTACGGTGACGGCTTCTTCCACAACAACATCTTCTGGCCCAAGCAGCACACCCAGCGGATGGTGGAGCTCTACCGCGAGCGGTACGCCCACTACGGGCACGGCACGGCCGAACAGGCCATCGTCGGACTCGGCGGTCAGGTGTTCATGCGGAAGAACTCGCAGGACGCGGTACGCGACTTCCGTCCGTACTTCGACAACGCGCCCGTCTACGGGCACGGTCCGTCCCTGGAGGACTTCACGCAGCAGACGCCGCTGACGGTGGGCTCGCCGCAGGAGGTCATCGAGAAGACGCTGTCGTTCCGTGAGTACGCGGGTGACTACCAGCGTCAGCTGTTCCTCGTCGACCACGCGGGACTGCCGCTCAAGACGGTCCTGGAGCAGCTCGACCTGCTCGGCGAGGAGGTCGTGCCGGTGCTGCGCAAGGAGTTCGCCAAGAACCGCCCCGCGAACGTGCCGGACGCCCCCACCCACGGCTCGCTGCTTGCCGCCGCCCGCAGCGGCAAGGACAACGGCAACGACAACGACAGGAAGCAGGAGGTGACCACCGCATGA
- a CDS encoding FMN reductase produces MKLVVVSAGLSVPSSTRLLADRLTESAVRGAPGTDVHVIELRDLAVDIANNFVTGFPAPALEAALGKVAEADALIVVSPVFSASYSGLFKSFFDVIDKDALSGKPVLIGATGGTGRHSLVLDHALRPLFGYLRAVVVPTGVYAASEDWGAEGLAERIERAAGELVALTAPSATVPAQERGAAPARGQAPRTVGSVEDRPLGTGSLKDRVVPFEQQLAALKVR; encoded by the coding sequence ATGAAGCTCGTCGTCGTGTCCGCCGGACTGAGTGTCCCCTCGTCCACCCGGCTGCTCGCGGACCGGCTCACCGAGTCGGCCGTGCGCGGGGCCCCGGGGACGGACGTCCACGTCATCGAACTGCGTGACCTGGCCGTCGACATCGCGAACAACTTCGTCACCGGCTTCCCGGCGCCCGCCCTGGAGGCGGCGCTGGGGAAGGTGGCGGAGGCGGACGCCCTGATCGTGGTCTCGCCCGTGTTCTCGGCCTCCTACAGCGGACTGTTCAAGTCGTTCTTCGACGTGATCGACAAGGACGCGCTGAGCGGGAAGCCGGTCCTCATCGGCGCCACCGGGGGCACCGGACGCCACTCGCTGGTCCTCGACCACGCCCTGCGGCCGCTGTTCGGCTATCTGCGGGCCGTCGTCGTCCCGACCGGGGTGTACGCGGCGTCCGAGGACTGGGGCGCCGAGGGGCTCGCCGAGCGCATCGAGCGGGCCGCCGGGGAACTGGTCGCCCTCACGGCCCCGTCCGCGACGGTCCCCGCGCAGGAGCGGGGCGCGGCGCCCGCGCGCGGGCAGGCACCCCGTACGGTCGGCTCCGTCGAGGACCGCCCGCTCGGGACCGGCTCCCTCAAGGACCGGGTCGTCCCCTTCGAGCAGCAGCTCGCGGCCCTGAAGGTCCGGTGA
- a CDS encoding glycosyltransferase family 4 protein yields MKIAFLLHNAYAIGGTIRTTLNLAAALCDRHEVEIASMMRHREQPRFAVDPRVTLVPLVDTRAGRGDAERPEFHEPAEDFPAQDKRHHQYSRLVDLRAREYLKGCDADVIFGTRPGVNVYLSLFGPPTALRIAQEHLRHDAHGKELRGVLARHYRTLDALVTMTEADAVAYRSRMRLPGVPVVPVPNIVPAPRGVVPSDGSAKVIAAAGRLARGKRFDLLIEAFGKVAGEQPDWQLRIYGGGAQQERLQQLVDARELGGRAVLMGPRSPIEPEFAKASLVVSASDAESFGMTLVEAMRCGVPVISTDCPLGPAEIISDGVDGRLVPVGDAPALAAAMLDLIGDGSGRRAMGSAALESARRFDPGPIVTRYESLFAELGTSRGRRYRRRTRARYAASLRRRLRRPARQVRRWRKRLTTRLRAWRAA; encoded by the coding sequence ATGAAGATCGCGTTCCTGCTGCACAACGCGTACGCGATCGGCGGCACCATCCGCACCACCCTCAATCTCGCCGCCGCCCTCTGCGACCGGCACGAGGTCGAGATCGCCTCGATGATGCGGCACCGCGAACAGCCCCGGTTCGCGGTGGACCCGCGCGTCACGCTCGTCCCGCTGGTCGACACCCGCGCGGGACGGGGCGACGCGGAGCGCCCCGAGTTCCATGAGCCCGCCGAGGACTTCCCCGCCCAGGACAAACGGCACCACCAGTACAGCCGGCTGGTGGACCTGCGCGCCCGGGAGTACCTGAAGGGCTGCGACGCCGATGTGATCTTCGGGACCCGGCCCGGGGTGAACGTGTACCTCTCGCTGTTCGGCCCGCCGACCGCGCTGCGGATCGCCCAGGAGCATCTGCGCCACGACGCGCACGGCAAGGAGCTGCGGGGCGTCCTGGCCCGGCACTACCGCACGCTGGACGCGCTGGTCACGATGACCGAGGCGGACGCGGTGGCGTACCGCTCGCGGATGCGGCTGCCGGGCGTACCGGTCGTCCCGGTGCCGAACATCGTGCCCGCGCCCCGGGGCGTCGTCCCGTCGGACGGCTCCGCGAAGGTGATCGCCGCGGCGGGGCGGCTGGCCAGGGGGAAACGGTTCGACCTGCTGATCGAGGCGTTCGGGAAGGTCGCCGGGGAGCAGCCCGACTGGCAGCTGCGGATCTACGGCGGCGGCGCCCAGCAGGAACGGCTCCAGCAGCTCGTGGACGCGCGGGAGCTGGGCGGGCGCGCGGTGCTGATGGGCCCGCGCTCCCCCATCGAACCGGAGTTCGCGAAAGCGTCGCTGGTGGTCAGCGCGTCCGACGCGGAGTCGTTCGGGATGACCCTGGTCGAGGCGATGCGCTGCGGGGTGCCGGTGATCAGCACGGACTGCCCGCTGGGGCCCGCGGAGATCATCAGCGACGGTGTCGACGGCAGGCTCGTGCCCGTCGGGGACGCCCCGGCCCTCGCCGCGGCGATGCTCGACCTGATCGGCGACGGCTCCGGCCGCAGGGCGATGGGCAGCGCGGCCCTGGAGAGCGCCCGGCGCTTCGACCCGGGCCCGATCGTCACCCGCTACGAGTCGCTGTTCGCGGAGCTGGGCACCTCCCGGGGCCGCCGCTACCGCAGGCGCACCCGCGCGCGTTACGCGGCGTCCCTGCGCCGCAGACTGCGGCGCCCGGCCCGGCAGGTACGGCGCTGGCGCAAGCGGCTCACGACCCGCCTGCGCGCGTGGCGAGCCGCCTGA